In Kazachstania africana CBS 2517 chromosome 11, complete genome, the DNA window ATCCAATGCCATACCGTGCAATGTTCTTGAAGAACAATATGTGTAAGCATTTCCAGCAGAAAATGCCGCCGTTATCAATGCAGCGTTCACTACATCGggtaaaattttgataccCAGATTATTCATTGCAATGACATAAGGTGATGAACCTGCACCAGGTCTTGACTCACTGATGGCAGCAGTTAGATTAGGATCATTTGCTGAACAAACAATACCCACGCAAAGACAGCTTCCTAAAAAAAGTACCGTTAATCTCCAAAAAACTTGTTTGAATGCTCTTGGCATAACTTTCCTCGGTAGCTTAACTTCTCCCGCTAGCATCGAAATATATTCACCACCAGCGATTGTGAATGAAGCTTGAATCAAGCAAGCTAAAAATCCTTGAAAATATCCGGCTGCActtccaatattttcattaccaTCTGGGAAGtatttcttgaatgtaTTTTTGCGATAATTCTGAAATCCATATGCTTTATGCTTTGGATTACCGCCAACCATCGTTATGAATGTAAAACAGAATAAACCTAGAGCTagcaaaattttaaaagaagaCATCCAAAATTCCATTTCACCATAATACTTGACTGCACATACGGAAATAAGAGCATACAATGCTACCTGAATGACTAAAGGAATCGCGGGAGAATAATCATCCCTCCAATAATTTATAACGGTATTAACTGACACAATTTCGAAAGGAATTTGAACGCATTCTAAGAACCAAAAGTTCCAGCTTGCCATGACAGCCAATGATTCGTCACAACATTTTTTTGACAGCCTCAAAAATGGAGAATCTACAGGAAAGAACGAGACCATTTCTGCAGTAGAAACAGTAATACAAAGGATTGGTATGCACCATAATGCAAATGCAATTAAGAGAAAAGCTGGGCCTCCTCTATATAACGGTTTTCCTATGGCCACGAATAGAGCCGTACCGATGACGCCGGAGATAGCAATAAACTGGACATGTCTATTCAGTAACTTTCTATGGGTAGATGTTGATCTTGAACCCAATAAATTTGTACTTGAATCTTTTCCTGAACTTAAATCGCTTGTTGAGAGTGTTTCGTTAGTGTCTATTTGATCTGACCAATCATTTTGCTCGGTGACTGTACGCTTCACTTGAAAGTTAAGGGACTTGGTTTCGAACGGATCTTGAGTGGGACTGAAATTACTCTCAGTCATGCTATTGATGTGATAACTGATACTCTTTTACTTAGTTGTTAGCTTAAATAATTCGAGCGACGTTTTAAGGGACACCGAAAATCGTTCACTAGCAGTTCTGTTTGTTTGATTTCGACTTCAAAACGTGTCAGAAAAAAGGTCCTTGAAAGTAGTGTTGATAAAACTTGTCAAAAATGTTATCGATAATTGCTTAGACTAgtcttatatatattattttcttgaaagataAGTCAAATTCAAAGGACCTGGAGTACTACAATCTTATTAAAGGCACGTCATTTATCCCGAGAAAACAAGGTTTACGTACCGAAGGACTGCTGCATTAGAGACTGTCTGTGAAGTGCTGCCTCTTATTTCAGTCCTTCTAGCAAAACACCTCTGTATATTCTACCCTCACACAGAAGCTTACATCCCATTCGATTGGGTCATCGGATAGTATAACGAAAACGGAATTTAACTGATATCACGTAATGCAGCGGGGACAATAAAGAGATCGAGTGGGAACGAGAAATAAGACGGGGCAAGACGCCATCTTTACTGAGAGATAGGCAAGATTTTGTAGTCATTTGCCATATATGGATATGGAACAGGAGCAATTGACTCAAAAGAGTAGTGAAAATAGCAACATCTACTGTTACAATTTGTCGCACGTGATGGATTTATAAAAGCTTTCCTTCCCGGTACTGCCGGTACACGCCATGACGCACACAAGGCACAAAGAGAAGGCAAGAATGTCGGAGTGActaaaagatttgaatggCTTTAGCCAGCTAATTGGTTCATCATGAAAGCTTTGATCTAATACTTACtgtttatatatgtgtatACGTCTATTATGTATTTGAGCTATAATGGTATCGAAAAAGATTGACCATTAATATTATGCAACTTTGAGATACCCGTCTCCACTTTAATGTGAATTTCAGGAATATCGTCATCTActtgttcttcttgatTGATATCTTCGTCTAGTTGATTTGGACTTCCCAAGTTGAACATGGGACTTTCTACCACACTGTTGTGTAAACCATGAATATCGTTGACGCTTTGCCatccattttcaaaattaggCAAAAATCCATTTTCGTCGATTCCAGAATCAAGCTCATGACTAGCCGGTTTGTTATAATTATGGTCATCgtaattattattactactattattaatattattattattattgttattgttattgtcATTGCTACTAGTGAGGATATTGCTTCCCTTGGTATCATCGATGAAGTCCATTTTCGATAAGCTATGTCTTGGCATAACAACGTAGATGAAACTTTCTAATGACCACTCATACCAGATTTTTTTACCTGAGTTGACTCTCGAAAGTAATGCATTAACTTCTGTATCGTCAGTGACACTTAATGGCTGATTTAGTGGGAAGATTATTGGAGACCATGAATAGGCATTTGTGTCATttggaagatttgaaaaactcaAATCCTTATATAAAGTCGCTTTGAAAAACCCGATTAATCCATGAATTTCACCTTTATGCTTGATTTTAAATCCTGTTGTAAcgtttcttgaaaatttgaaactaGTAAGTTTTCCTTCAGGTAATGGATGGTGGAAACTCCatatttcatttatctTTGACGATAGAATATTGTATGGTATCTTGTGAGAAACCCAGATTGACTCAAATAAATCTTGGGTTTTATCACCCGTGGGCTTTTTATCATGATCTAGtgattttaatttctgatGAATTAGAGGAGAAGATATAGGAGCCACGTAAGAAGTATACGAAGATGGAATGAAAATAGTCGATGGTTTCCCAAAAGATTGCTGTATGGAATACAGGCATTCTGGTGATAATTCATTACAACCAAAAGAACCTAAGAGTTCACTGACACATAGGTCAACTtccaaattgaaatttttcaattttgtcatATCTTGATTGAGTAATTGTACTTTATTGTTCCAATATTCgaaatttctcttttgtAAGAAGAGAAAAGCTTGTGGATTTTTCTCCACAGCGATCAATTTAGTTcttgataataaatttaatttgttAATTGATCTAAACGTTCTATCAACAAGTGGTCCACGGCCGGCTCCGGCTACAAGAATGACTAATGGATTTGATTTTGTGGCCATTAACGATAAATCAGACAATGCGTCATAGACTGCCTGTTCATAGAGATCATATTTCATTGTatctctttcaaaaatggagTAAATGGAGTTACTCAACATGTCCGAGTGTGGTTTCAAAGGTGACATCAATTGTGGTAAGCTAGAATCGAATGCATTTTGTGACAATTGTCTATCGcctttcttcaataaatagttaatatattcaatgTAAGAATTTTCTCCACCTTTGATTTGTGtggaatatttttccatGCTATGTAAAATGACGCATAagttatttgaattcattaatgaattaCCATTAACTTCTTGGAATTTGGCAATAAGTTTCTGATTGAATTTATGTAATACTGGATAATTGTATTGATTTGTTGCGAAGATGGacgatgaaattaaaaggCATGAAACGGGTTCGGCGATCCATCTGTTTATAACGTGTCTAGGGGTTTTGATTCTTGGAACTGCCAATGATATTGTTAACGATTCATGATAATTGCACAATTTTCTCACAGTGTTCCACAGTTCCCATGTAGCCAAAGGTTCTGTGTCCTCATAAAGAGGCAATGATATGGAGATAGTCAATTTTGCAGAGCTTAAACTTTCATGGGCTAATAATCTCAAAATACTTTGTGAATACAATTGTAAATTACTCAAGTCACGTGGAGGAGCCAAGATCAGTTTATGGATACCTACAAATTGGGCAAATTGGCATTCATTTAGTAACACTTGATAACTGACTTCCCTTTTTGCAATATCCTGACTCTCTAACTCTAGCcaagaagaaagtaaaCCGATATACATTGGTGAATCAGTAGTGTCTTGACTATTGAAGGGAGAGATGCAAATATCTTGCAACTGTGGTTCagatattttcaaagaatcagtcttaccatttttaaattcatcGAATTCTTTCCTAACGATTTCTTTGTACCTTAAATTTGTTATAGGTAGTAATAAGTAATCAAAGGATCCTCTATGTTCTTCCTTAATGGAATGATTATCTTTGTAATTACTGATCTGACCCGGTTTGATACCAACGAAAACGTTACTCTGCATAGTCCTAACGTAAAAGTACCAAGTAGACACCAGCTATCGTTCCTGTGGAATGGATGTAATGCTTTTGTCTCTCTTTCTTACACGGTCGTAGTAACTAATATTTTCTAGTTCGGTTTTTTTCCtaataataaatgaaatCTCAAACACGGCCAATTTCAAGAGAGAGGCACACGATCCATTGGGGCAAAATTATGGCAGGTAATTTCTCATAAACACACGGTAGAGCTTACCTCCTCTCAGCATcacatatatacatatacaAACATTGCAAGAGCTCAATTCGTCGTCCTGTAGCAGGAGGAAACCCAGCGAAGAAGTTTCAGCAGTGCATAACCGTACATCTCCCtctgtcttttttttcacacTGTTTTTTCTTGCCCTCAAAGGATCTTCAAATTTGCTTTCGAAAGAGATGTAAATAGAGAAGATTGAAAACTGTCAATTAAAGATAGTTTATACATCTTCAAGCAAAGACAGCGTGAGCGAGATATGTACCAACATTATCGTACATTTCAAGGAAGGAAATTGACCGACCAAGAAAGAGCCCGTGTTCTCGAATTTCAGGACTCTATCCATTATTCGCCACGTTATTCAGATGATACAAACGAATACAGGCATGTAATGCTTCCCAAAGCCATGTTAAAAGTCATACCTTCGgattatttcaattctGAAGTAGGTACACTGCGTATACTGACCGAAGATGAATGGAGAGGTCTCGGTATCACACAATCTCTGGGATGGGAACACTACGAGTGTCATGCACCAGAACCGCATATCTTGCTGTTCAAAAGACCTTTGAACTTCGAAGCGGAATTAAGAGCGCAGCAAGCTGCTGCTGCGGTccagcagcagcaacagGCCCAACCATCAATGCAGAATCAGAACAGGGTTGCTGACGAAGCTTCTTTGCAGTAGAAATACTCGTACCCTTCCCCTTCACATACACAAACAAACTGTTAATGAGACCCATGAATCGTAAGTGGTATCCTCTATATAGTACATCTTTTCAGCTGTCTAATCTTATATTACAAAAGCCAACGGTACCGCTGTTATTTAGATACATAGCTCTATTTAATATCTAACTCTTATGAtgaatcaataataaaactctatattattactagatatgaaaaataacCGCCatcttgaaatttaaagaaaaatgaatagtaaagaaaaaacaaagaCAAAAAGCTTGAGTCAAATCTTTGGAAGCACCAATTTCTGTCGTCCTTACAAGCCTGCTGTTATTGATATGGACTCACATCTATCCTATCTGGATGAACTGACTTTGGCTATAAAGGAGTCCAGGCTGAATTCTGATAGTAACTTTGCTAAGAATCTGAAACTTTTAAACACTCTGCTACAAAATTTACAAGATCTAGATAGAATCAATCTATGGAGCAATGACGCTATATTTGCAAAAACCCTCGACACTTTGGATCTGCTGCTGAAATGTAATACATATCTGCTCTTCAGTAAGGATTCTGTCGGTATAATATCTCTTTGGGATAGTATGCTAAATATAGGTTGCATTAATCGAAATTCCATTGATCGGCTTTGGTTtatcagaagaaaaattagtaGTTGGTGTAACTTATCAGTACAACTATTTGGTTACGATTGCAAACTGAAACTCTCGGTACATATTCAGAATTCTCTCATTAAATTGGAACAAAATATTGCAAAAGTACTCACAGGAATTTGTGAAGTTGACGATTTCACGTCAAATTTAAGCAGTCTTTATGTCATATGTTATTGGTTCTGTGGGCCTGTTGGATCTTTTGGCAATTCGGTGGCGCTTTTAAACAACTGGAACATCTCGTTGGAGAAGACTATTCGATTTTTACTGTAcatttttgattcaatCCAATTGAACGATAAAGCTTTCATTAAGTTGAAATTCCAGTTCATATCCCTCATTGTTAGTAACCTGACAAATAACCTACAACCAAGTCTATTGGACACTTCACAGGTATTATCATTaggaaatttcaaatttgtaatAACGACCATATACACATTTATGAAGGGAAATTCAAgtaattttgtaattttagAAGATGATCCAATTTTTGCCAAGTGTTTATTAAGATTGTATTCTCTATGCCTTAATAGCTCGGGCCTTTTAAGAATATTCCAAGATTTATTCCCATTAGAACAATGGATTGATCCCAcaaaacttcaaaaaaatccaGAAGATTTATTGTCTTTCGACAGAATGACAAATAGGGCATTATTActaatttattttgatattaagagaag includes these proteins:
- the AGP2 gene encoding Agp2p (similar to Saccharomyces cerevisiae AGP2 (YBR132C); ancestral locus Anc_3.397), producing the protein MTESNFSPTQDPFETKSLNFQVKRTVTEQNDWSDQIDTNETLSTSDLSSGKDSSTNLLGSRSTSTHRKLLNRHVQFIAISGVIGTALFVAIGKPLYRGGPAFLLIAFALWCIPILCITVSTAEMVSFFPVDSPFLRLSKKCCDESLAVMASWNFWFLECVQIPFEIVSVNTVINYWRDDYSPAIPLVIQVALYALISVCAVKYYGEMEFWMSSFKILLALGLFCFTFITMVGGNPKHKAYGFQNYRKNTFKKYFPDGNENIGSAAGYFQGFLACLIQASFTIAGGEYISMLAGEVKLPRKVMPRAFKQVFWRLTVLFLGSCLCVGIVCSANDPNLTAAISESRPGAGSSPYVIAMNNLGIKILPDVVNAALITAAFSAGNAYTYCSSRTLHGMALDGYAPKFLAVCNKQGVPIYSVAISLIWALLSLLQLNSNSAVVLNWLINIITASQLINFACICITYLFFRRAYLLQRDTLPDLPFKSWGQPYTAIFGLVCVLMMIIVQGYTVFFPKLWNVQDFLFYYLMVFIDAAIYLSYKFIWTRGSDSFKDPLKINFEPELKEIEMHELKHSFDKFRFYHEFWNSE
- the HSL7 gene encoding protein arginine N-methyltransferase (similar to Saccharomyces cerevisiae HSL7 (YBR133C); ancestral locus Anc_3.399) — its product is MQSNVFVGIKPGQISNYKDNHSIKEEHRGSFDYLLLPITNLRYKEIVRKEFDEFKNGKTDSLKISEPQLQDICISPFNSQDTTDSPMYIGLLSSWLELESQDIAKREVSYQVLLNECQFAQFVGIHKLILAPPRDLSNLQLYSQSILRLLAHESLSSAKLTISISLPLYEDTEPLATWELWNTVRKLCNYHESLTISLAVPRIKTPRHVINRWIAEPVSCLLISSSIFATNQYNYPVLHKFNQKLIAKFQEVNGNSLMNSNNLCVILHSMEKYSTQIKGGENSYIEYINYLLKKGDRQLSQNAFDSSLPQLMSPLKPHSDMLSNSIYSIFERDTMKYDLYEQAVYDALSDLSLMATKSNPLVILVAGAGRGPLVDRTFRSINKLNLLSRTKLIAVEKNPQAFLFLQKRNFEYWNNKVQLLNQDMTKLKNFNLEVDLCVSELLGSFGCNELSPECLYSIQQSFGKPSTIFIPSSYTSYVAPISSPLIHQKLKSLDHDKKPTGDKTQDLFESIWVSHKIPYNILSSKINEIWSFHHPLPEGKLTSFKFSRNVTTGFKIKHKGEIHGLIGFFKATLYKDLSFSNLPNDTNAYSWSPIIFPLNQPLSVTDDTEVNALLSRVNSGKKIWYEWSLESFIYVVMPRHSLSKMDFIDDTKGSNILTSSNDNNNNNNNNNINNSSNNNYDDHNYNKPASHELDSGIDENGFLPNFENGWQSVNDIHGLHNSVVESPMFNLGSPNQLDEDINQEEQVDDDIPEIHIKVETGISKLHNINGQSFSIPL
- the CKS1 gene encoding cyclin-dependent protein kinase regulatory subunit CKS1 (similar to Saccharomyces cerevisiae CKS1 (YBR135W); ancestral locus Anc_3.400), with protein sequence MYQHYRTFQGRKLTDQERARVLEFQDSIHYSPRYSDDTNEYRHVMLPKAMLKVIPSDYFNSEVGTLRILTEDEWRGLGITQSLGWEHYECHAPEPHILLFKRPLNFEAELRAQQAAAAVQQQQQAQPSMQNQNRVADEASLQ